CCAGAATCGTCCGAGTCGAGCGACGAAGCGACACAGCCGAGGCGCCCACGCGTCGACGACACGACGGGCTACGGTGTCGCGATGACGTTCGTTGCCGGCGTCCTGCTGGCGCTGGCATACTACGGCTGGCTCGCGATTCGAGGGCCACAGGGTCTCGGACAGGCCCTCCCCGAGCCGTTTTACCTGCTCGCGATTGCCCTGCTGTTCGTCGTCGAACTCCTCAACAGTCGCCGGGCCGGGCTAATCGTCGCCGTCGCCCGCGCCATGGCTGTCGCGGCCCTCTACGGCGCCCTGTTCGTCCTCGCTGTCGAGGGAGGAGCGTACATCCTGGACGACCCGGCGGTCTTCCTCGAGAACTTCGTCGGCGTCACCGTCGTCGCGATTTCGCTCGTCGCCGCCGCACTCGTGTACGTGGCGTATCTGACGGTGCTCGAGGCGTCGTGAGCCCGAGATCCCGGTAAATAGCATTTCATATGTAGGTTTGCGTCCCAGACAGTTACTCATCCGTGGCATATCGTAATGCTGGTACTGAGACTCCCACGTTCGAAGGGACGCTCGTGATCCTCCCTATCCCTGCCACGACCCGTCGAACGCGTCGCCTGCTCGGGGGACGGCTCCAGATCCGGCGCTGTTACCGACTGCGGACGCCGTCCCCACGACCTCGAACTCGACGTACTGTCGGCGCTCGAGTCTGATCGGTGACGGAGATCCGCACGGATTTCGTCGACTCGACCGACCGTTTACCAGAAGTTGTGAAAACACACAAACACAGACGCACACCATCCAACCGCTGTATTGCTGTTCGACGTGTCGCTCTCAATCGTCGCTCGCGACAAACCCGGACGACCCAGGACTCGATTCGGCGGCGGGCGACTCGGGAAGTTCGGCGCGGACGTCGTTCCGACCGTCCTCGGTGATCGCCTGGCGGTAGGCTTCGGGCATGACCTTCACGAACGACTCGAGGGCGCGCACCCAGTTTGCCAGGAGTTCCTGTCCGCGCTCGGAGCCGGTGTAGGCGACGTGATTCTCGAGCAGGCGCTCGAGCATGGCCTCGTCGGCCTCCTCGAGGTCCTCGTGGAGGGAGACCATGCCGGTGTTGGCCTTGCGCTCGAGTGCCGCGTCGGGGTCGAAGACGTACGCGACGCCGCCGGACATTCCCGCGGCGAAGTTGGTTCCGGTCTCGCCGAGGACGGCGACGACGCCGCCGGTCATATACTCACAGCCGTGATCGCCGACGCCCTCGACGACGGCTTTGGTGCCCGAGTTGCGAACGGCGAAGCGCTCGCCGGCGACGCCGTTGACGTACAGTTCGCCGCCGGTCGCGCCGTAGAGGGCGACGTTGCCGATGGCGACGTTCTCGGTCGGTTCGTAGGCGGCCGTTTCGGGCGTCCGAACGGTGAGCTTCCCACCCGAGAGGCCCTTGCCGACGTAGTCGTTCGCGCTGCCCTCGAGGTGGAACGAGAGGCCGTGGGCGAGGAACGCACCGAAGCTCTGGCCGGCGGTGCCCTCGAGGTCCACCGTCAGGGTGTCCTCGGGGAGGCCGGGTTCGCCGTAGCGGCTCGACACCCGGTTCGAGAGCATGGTGCCGACAGCGCGGTCGACGTTCGTGATCTCGGTTTCGACGGTCCGGGGAGTCCGGTCCTCGATGGCCGCACTGGCCTCCTGGATGAGGGTTCGGTCGAGGTGATCCTCGAGGCCGTGGTCCTGTTCCCGAATCCTGGTCCGGACGTCGCCTTCGGGTTCAGCCAGGACGGCCGACAGGTCGACGGTGCGGGCCTTCGGGTGGTCGACGTCCTCGCGCTGGGAGAGGACCTCGACGCGGCCGACCATCTCTTCGACGGTTTCGAAGCCGAGTTCGGCCATGATCTCGCGCAGCTCCTGGGCGATGAACGTCATGAAGTTGATGACGTGTTCGGATTCGCCGGGGAAGCGCTTGCGGAGGTCCTTGCGCTGGGTGGCGACGCCGACCGGGCAGGTGTTCTTGTGACACTGACGAGCCATCACGCAGCCCTCGGCGACGAGGGAGGCGGTGCCGAAGATGTACTCCTCGGCGCCGAGCAGGGCGGCGACGGCCACGTCGCGGCCGGTCTTCATCCCGCCGTCGGCGGAGACGCGGATGCGGTCCCGGAGGCCGGTGGAACACAGCATCTGGTTGGCCTCGGCGAGCCCGAGTTCCCACGGGAGGCCAGCGTGCTTGATCGACGTCCGGGGCGACGCGCCGGTGCCGCCGGAGTGGCCCGAGATGTGAACCACGTCGGCGTTGGCCTTCGCGACGCCCGCAGCGATGGTGCCGATACCGGCCTCGGAGACGAGTTTGACGTTGATGTCGGCGTCCTCGTTGGCCGCCTTCAGGTCGAAGATCAGCTGTTTCAGGTCCTCGATCGAGTAGATGTCGTGCAGCGGCGGCGGCGAGATGAGGCCGACGCCGGGTGTCGACTTGCGCACGTGGGCGATCATCTCGTTGACCTTCTGACCGGGCAGGTGGCCGCCTTCGCCGGGCTTCGATCCCTGCGCCATCTTGATCTGGAGTTCGTCGGCGCTCGAGAGGTACGTGCTGGTGACGCCGAAGCGCCCCGAGGCGACCTGCTTGACGGTGCACTCGCGCTCGGTGCCGAAGCGTTCGGGCGGTTCGCCGCCCTCGCCGGAGTTGCTCTTTCCACCGATGCGATTCATCGCGACGGAGTTGTTCTCGTGGGCCTCCGGCGAGAGGCTCCCGAGGCTCATCGCGGCCGTCGAGAACCGCCCAACGATGTCGGCGACGGGCTCGACGTCCTCGAGCGGGATCGACTCGCGATCCGAGTCGAACTCGAGGAGGCCCCGAAGAGTCCGCAGGTCTGCGGACTGGTCGTTGATCCCCTCGGCGTACTCCCGGTAGCGCTCGTAGTCGCCCGAGCGGACTGCCTGCTGGAGCGTTCCCACGCTCTGGGGATTCCACTGGTGGTGGATCCCGCCCGAGCGGTGCTCGAACTCACCCTGGCGGTCGAGGGTCGCCTCGTCGCCGAAGGCCGTCTCGTGGCGCTCCAGGAGGTCCGTTTCGATTTCGGCGAGGCCGATCCCCTCGGTGCGGTTCTCGGTCCCCTCGAAGTACTCTTGGACGAGGCTCGAGTCGAGGCCGACGGCCTCGAAGATCTGGGCGCCCTGGTAGCTCTCGACCGTCGAGATGCCCATCTTCGCCATGATCTTCAGGAGGCCGTCCTCGAGCGCGCCGACGTAGGCGTCGATGGCGACGCCGGTGTCCGCGCCGTCGGATCCGGCCGTGAGGTCCGCGATGGTCTGGTAGGCGAGGTAGGGGTTGATCGCGTCGGCGCCGTACCCCACCAGGGTCGCGACGTGGTGGACGGTCCGCGGGTCGGCCGACTCGAGGACGATCCCGGCGTGGTTTCGCAGGCCGTTTCGTACGAGGTGGT
This region of Natronosalvus halobius genomic DNA includes:
- the gltB gene encoding glutamate synthase large subunit, producing the protein MTQPHSHSSHGERGLASPVDERSNCGLGVVMDLDGGTSHDVVTDGLELLVNLEHRGTTGAEANTGDGAGIVLQTPDAFFRDELDVDLPKQYAVGSIFFPQDDAARKALVDLVQDTLSEYGLETLAWRDVPTENDGLGATAIESEPDVWQVFVSPADELAGDDFDRRLYVARRALENAVSTTDVDGNDRFYVCSLDSKTLVYKGLLKGEQVAGYYPDLADERLESTFVMVHERFSTNTLGAWHLAHPYRNVVHNGEFNTIQGNVNWMRARETDLESEVIDDLESVKPVINDPDQSDTASVDNAVELLLQDGRDLPHVLRMLVPEAWRGDEQMDQARKDWYDFHASLVEPWDGPALVAATDGERVGAVLDRNGLRPCRYDVTTDNRLIAASEAGALETPPENIAERGRLQPGQLFLADPNEGRVIPDTEVFDGLVDDRYGEWLAREQVHVEDLLETTDLEPRQAVDGLRHHQAAFGYTHDELENLIEPMMQKGKDPIGSMGDDTPLSVLTEFNRPLFSYFKQLFAQVTNPPLDYIREEQVTSLESRLGFQRNLLSESPAHARQLVLDSPVLTDAELEAIRDCEENDITAGTVDITYERSEAADQSDGGALEAAIERVREDAVATIEAGNDVVILSDRGVDDDRVAILSLLAMGAVHHHLVRNGLRNHAGIVLESADPRTVHHVATLVGYGADAINPYLAYQTIADLTAGSDGADTGVAIDAYVGALEDGLLKIMAKMGISTVESYQGAQIFEAVGLDSSLVQEYFEGTENRTEGIGLAEIETDLLERHETAFGDEATLDRQGEFEHRSGGIHHQWNPQSVGTLQQAVRSGDYERYREYAEGINDQSADLRTLRGLLEFDSDRESIPLEDVEPVADIVGRFSTAAMSLGSLSPEAHENNSVAMNRIGGKSNSGEGGEPPERFGTERECTVKQVASGRFGVTSTYLSSADELQIKMAQGSKPGEGGHLPGQKVNEMIAHVRKSTPGVGLISPPPLHDIYSIEDLKQLIFDLKAANEDADINVKLVSEAGIGTIAAGVAKANADVVHISGHSGGTGASPRTSIKHAGLPWELGLAEANQMLCSTGLRDRIRVSADGGMKTGRDVAVAALLGAEEYIFGTASLVAEGCVMARQCHKNTCPVGVATQRKDLRKRFPGESEHVINFMTFIAQELREIMAELGFETVEEMVGRVEVLSQREDVDHPKARTVDLSAVLAEPEGDVRTRIREQDHGLEDHLDRTLIQEASAAIEDRTPRTVETEITNVDRAVGTMLSNRVSSRYGEPGLPEDTLTVDLEGTAGQSFGAFLAHGLSFHLEGSANDYVGKGLSGGKLTVRTPETAAYEPTENVAIGNVALYGATGGELYVNGVAGERFAVRNSGTKAVVEGVGDHGCEYMTGGVVAVLGETGTNFAAGMSGGVAYVFDPDAALERKANTGMVSLHEDLEEADEAMLERLLENHVAYTGSERGQELLANWVRALESFVKVMPEAYRQAITEDGRNDVRAELPESPAAESSPGSSGFVASDD